GGAGGGCTGGGGCGCAGGCTGGGGTGGCGGCGCCCTGAGCACCTCCGCGGAATACGCAAAAACCGGCAACCGCAGCCTGCTGGCCTCCGATTTCAGCAGCGGCGCCTACGCGACCTACGACCTGACCGAACTGGTGGAACCGGGTACCAGTTACCCGATGATTGCCTGGGCCCTCCACACCGGTGCCGCTCCGGTACAGATCACAATGGTGACCAAGCTCGCGTGTGAGGGCCAGGGGGACCAGTATCTCTGGATCGCCGACAACGACGCGGTACCCACGCAGACCTGGACCGAATTCGCGGGTACGCTGGAAATCCCCGCAGACTGTCAGGTGAATGAGGCGTTGATGTATTTTGATAATACGCCCGGGGGGACCGATGTTTACCTCGACAGTGTGCAGGTGATTCCGCCGAACAGCGGCGAGGAAGAGGAAACCGATAACCTGATCAAGGACGGTGGCTTTGAGGGTGTGGTTCCCGCGGCGGCGTGGAGTGCCTGGTACGCCAGTGGCACCACGCTTGCGCTCAGTAATGAGCAGGCGCAGGCGGGCAGCCAGAGCCTGAAGGTTTCCACCCGCGCAGAGAATTCCAATCCTTCCTATGACCTGACGGCGGCAGTGGAAGCGGGTGCTGCGTATGATGTTGCGCTGTCTGTGCGGCATTCCGGGCCCAATGCGGCGCCGGTTCAGTTGACCCAAAAGTTGGCCTGTGAGGGAGAGAAAGACGCCTATCCGGCCGTTGCCGGAACGGACGATGACGACAATCAGATCAGTCTGGCGGCGAATGAGTGGCACGCGCTGACCGGCAGCTTTGAGGTGCCGGCGGGCTGTACCGTGAATGAGCTGCGGTTGTACTTTGAGGGTACGCCTCTGGAAGTGGAAACTTTCTATGTTGATGAGTTTTCGGTTACTCCGCAGTGATTTGGGCTTTGTAGTTTAGTCCGGTGGCGGCAGGCCGCCGGGTGCGGGTATTCAGGACCACTGTGAACCCGCACCCGGCGGCCCGCCTTCGCTTTATACTTTTGACCTTGTAGCCTTTTTTGGCTTTAGAATATTTCGCGGTTTCGGATAATAAGTGCAATTGGTAAGAGAGAGGCCAGCTGGTAGAGTCGGCGCCTCTCCCGACCAAGAGAAAAGCACTGATGAGCTACTACCAGCTGACCGAGAACGAACGATACCAGATTTACAGCCTGAGAAAAGCCGGACACTCACAAGCAGAAATAGCGGAGCTGCTGGAAAGGCATCCATCGACGATCAGTCGAGAACTGCGGAGAAATACGGGGCTGCGAGGGTATCGCCCTGGTCAAGCCCATAAGCTATCAGATGTCCGGCGACGAGAGGCCCATAAGGCGCGGAAAGTGACCGACGAGGTGCAGCGTCAGATTGAGCTGCTAACCATGCAAGATTTAAGCCCGCAGCAGACTGCGATCTACTTGGAGAGGCACACAGGTGTTTCGCTACACCATGAAACGATTTACCAGATAATTTATGCAGATCAAGCCAGCGGTGGGGATTTGTATACACATCTGCGGATAGCGTCCAAGCCATATCGTAAACGCTATGGCAGCTACGACCGGCGGGGAAAGATCAAAAACAGGGTGAGTATAGAAGAACGTCCAGTTGTTGTTGATCAGATGAGTCGGATTGGAGACTGGGAAGGTGATACTGTCATTGGCAAGGGACGCAGCGGAGCATTGCTGACGATGGTTGAGCGCAAGACATTGTTTACAGTCATTGTGCGACTGACGGGTAAACGAGCAGACTTGCTGGCCGATGCAGCTGTTGCTCACATGGCTCACCTGAAGGACAAGATTAAAACGATAACCTTCGACAACGGGCTTGAGTTCTCCGGACATGAGGTTATAGCCAGAGGGCTGGGCGCGGATATTTATTTCGCGCACCCCTACGCCTCTTGGGAGCGGGGGATCAATGAAAACACCAACGGTCTTATTCGGCAGTATTTTCCAAAAGGAACGGACTTCAACAAGGTGACGGACGATCAGGTTCACTTTGTTATGAATCGGTTGAACAGCAGGCCGAGAGAAAGTCGAGGCGGCAAGTCACCAAATGAATTATTTATGGGGCAGCGAGACGATTTGCTCGCTGCGTGAAGAAATTGCAGTTATTACTTGAAACCAAGTTTTATTGAATATGCTCAAGAACGTTTTTTTATATTGGGCAGTTACTGTCCTCGCCTGTCTGTTTTTTTCTTCCCATACCCTCGCGTTGGGTAGCCCCTCCTTTGTTTCCAAATCCCCTTCTCCGGAAGATTTTCGACTTGTCGACCGCAAGGCTTCCGCGCCACTGTTTGTGGACAGTAACGCAGATGCGGCAATTCGATTGGCATTGCACAATCTGCAGGAAGATGTCGAGCGAGTCACAGGTACCAGGCCCTCGCTGGTCCATACGATCAAGAACCTCGATACCCATGCCGTAATTGCCGGTGAAATCGGCAAAAGCCCACTGATCGATCGCCTGATCAGCGAGCAGCGGATTGATGTGAGTGCGATCAGGGACAAATGGGAAGGCTATCTGATTCAGGTGGTGGATAGTCCACTAGCCGGATTGGATCGGGCGCTGGTGATCGCAGGGCACGATCGGCGCGGAGTGGCTTACGGGATTTATGAGATCAGCGAACAGATTGGTGTTTCGCCCTGGTACTGGTGGGCAGATGTGCCGGTGCGCAAAGCTGATCGGATTTACATTGGCGCAGATACGCGCGTGGTGGATTGGCCGCGGGTGAAATACCGGGGAATATTTCTCAACGATGAAGCGCCGGCACTGACGAACTGGGTCAAGGAGAAGTATGGGGATTACAACCACCAGTTCTACGAGAAAGTGTTTGAGTTGATGATGCGCCTAAAGGCGAATTATCTGTGGCCGGCGATGTGGAACAACGCCTTCAACGATGACGACCCGCTGAATATGGTGCGCGCGCACGAGTACGGCATTGTGATGGGAACCTCCCACCACGAGCCGATGATGCGGGCGGACAAGGAGTGGAATCGGTACGGAAAGAACTTCGGTTCAGGGCGCGGCAAAGGCGCATGGGACTACGCCGTGAATGCGGATGGACTCTACGACTTCTGGAAGGAAGGGGCGGAGCGCAACAAGCCTTACGACAGCATCTATACCCTCGGCATGCGCGGACAGGCAGATACGCCCATGAGCGAGGAGCAGAATATCGGCCTGCTGGAAAAAATCGTGAAGGACCAGCGGGAAATTCTCGGCGAGGTGTTTGACGAACGGCCGCTCACCGAGGTGCCACAGGTGTGGGCGCTGTACAAGGAGGTGCAGGGCTATTACGAAAGCGGTATGCGGGTGCCGGAGGATGTGACGCTGCTATGGGCAGACGACAACTGGGGCAATATCCGCAGACTGCCGACGCCGGAAGAACGGCAGCGCAGTGGCGGCGCCGGGGTCTATTACCACTTCGACTATGTTGGCGGGCCGCGCTCCTACCGCTGGATCAATGTCACCCCTATTGCCAAAGTGTGGGAGCAGATGAATCTGGCCTATGCCTATGGCGCCGACCGGATATGGCTGGTGAATGTGGGCGACCTGAAGCCGCAGGAGTTTCCCACGGAATTCTTTTTGCGCATGGCATGGAATCCGGAGACCTGGCCGAAGGAACGATTAGCGGAATTCGGCGAACGGTGGGCGGCACGGGAGTTTGGTCCTGAACGTGCGCAAGAGATTGCCGAGCTTGTCCAGGGATACAGCCGTCACAATGGCCGGCGCAAGCCAGAGCTGCTGGAGCCAGGTACTTACAGCCAACACCACTACCAGGAAGCCAGCCGAATTGATTCGGAACTGGCGGAGTTGGTGGCTCGGGCGGAAGAAATTTACCGGGAAATGCCTCTGCAATACCGCGATGCATTTTTTCAACTGGTGCTCTACCCAGTCAAGGCCAGCGCGGTGGTTTCTCAACTATATATGGCCACCGCCCGCAATCACCTTTACGCCAGCCAGGGCCGGACCGACACCA
The Microbulbifer celer DNA segment above includes these coding regions:
- a CDS encoding IS30 family transposase; translation: MSYYQLTENERYQIYSLRKAGHSQAEIAELLERHPSTISRELRRNTGLRGYRPGQAHKLSDVRRREAHKARKVTDEVQRQIELLTMQDLSPQQTAIYLERHTGVSLHHETIYQIIYADQASGGDLYTHLRIASKPYRKRYGSYDRRGKIKNRVSIEERPVVVDQMSRIGDWEGDTVIGKGRSGALLTMVERKTLFTVIVRLTGKRADLLADAAVAHMAHLKDKIKTITFDNGLEFSGHEVIARGLGADIYFAHPYASWERGINENTNGLIRQYFPKGTDFNKVTDDQVHFVMNRLNSRPRESRGGKSPNELFMGQRDDLLAA
- a CDS encoding glycosyl hydrolase 115 family protein, with protein sequence MLKNVFLYWAVTVLACLFFSSHTLALGSPSFVSKSPSPEDFRLVDRKASAPLFVDSNADAAIRLALHNLQEDVERVTGTRPSLVHTIKNLDTHAVIAGEIGKSPLIDRLISEQRIDVSAIRDKWEGYLIQVVDSPLAGLDRALVIAGHDRRGVAYGIYEISEQIGVSPWYWWADVPVRKADRIYIGADTRVVDWPRVKYRGIFLNDEAPALTNWVKEKYGDYNHQFYEKVFELMMRLKANYLWPAMWNNAFNDDDPLNMVRAHEYGIVMGTSHHEPMMRADKEWNRYGKNFGSGRGKGAWDYAVNADGLYDFWKEGAERNKPYDSIYTLGMRGQADTPMSEEQNIGLLEKIVKDQREILGEVFDERPLTEVPQVWALYKEVQGYYESGMRVPEDVTLLWADDNWGNIRRLPTPEERQRSGGAGVYYHFDYVGGPRSYRWINVTPIAKVWEQMNLAYAYGADRIWLVNVGDLKPQEFPTEFFLRMAWNPETWPKERLAEFGERWAAREFGPERAQEIAELVQGYSRHNGRRKPELLEPGTYSQHHYQEASRIDSELAELVARAEEIYREMPLQYRDAFFQLVLYPVKASAVVSQLYMATARNHLYASQGRTDTNEFANKAEDLFALDASLSEQFHRINDGKWNHMMSQPHIGYTHWNNPPANTMPALASYQPHGEADMGVAVEGSGQFWPASGNLVLPEFSPYGEASHTIELFNRGTKPFDFSATTSAPWIHLSKTEGTVLQHTLPLSVSIDWENAPAGRHQEIIDIKGTGWGSARVRVNSFKPDTDATQNIEGFVEAGGYIAIEAANFSRKRDTGGAAWEEIPLHGRTHSSISVFPASDRVFEDPHQAPFVEYDLTLFTAGEIRIQGLFAPSLNFRPGRGMRYAIALDDEKPQVVDILADLSQGAWATAVKDGVRKSESVHKVENPGQHRLRIYAMDPGVTLQKILIDTGGLKPSYLGPPESHLVTASP